The Salvelinus sp. IW2-2015 unplaced genomic scaffold, ASM291031v2 Un_scaffold5574, whole genome shotgun sequence sequence GATCAGCCGCACACTTCTGGTCACATCACCTCCCCTCTCTGGTCCACTTGGGGGTCTGTTGAGCTGGAGCTGGCCTGCGAATACATGACCAATATAGCATAGGTCTGTCAATGGATGCATCTCAATTAGATCcccctcatctccttccctggtcCTTGAAGATGGAGACAATGAGAGGAAGCCACTCCAGACTATTACGATGCACACATGCTGTCTGCTTCCACCTGGGTCCAGTATACCCACTGCAGCAGTAGAAGGGGATTAACATGGGCTAAGGGGTGCGTAAGGGTTCATTTGAGACTACCCCTGACTCGGGGTTAAACCTCATTTTGTTGTAAATCTCCTTCGACAGTTTGAGGTGTAAAGGAGATCCCCCGCCCCTCCTGCTCATCCCACTCCCTCCTCCCACCTCATCCCAGGACCACAGGGGAAGCTTTGGAGCTGAGTGCAGGGTACCGATCTCCccgtcctccactctctccccctctgccagCTCCAATAATGCCTCTATAACAGATTGATCTGGGCAGAATAACTCAGTAACTCTCTGCAGTGGCCTTGAATCAGTTTGCATGGCTGCTCTGCCCCCTCGTGTAATTTGCCtaagctcctctctcctccaatgGGGCctcttttattttctctctctctMtttcatcctcctctctcatcctccactCATAACCATCTTCATCAATCAGCTCGTCTCTGTGTGGACTGACTTTGTTGACAATGATGTCACTGCTGTGTTGAGAGATGTTGTCTGAGTTAGATTTGTACATGTTATTgtattctgtgttgtttttggctggctgggtgggtggttATTTGGCATGCTAACTAACTAGGCCTAAGAGAAGCCCTCATTGCTTCTGCTGAACTAATTTTTTATTTGCCCCCGTCTCTGTCACTCATCCAAAGTAGTGCTCTTATAGTTAATGCCCCTACAATAACCTGGGAACATTAAATGTCTATGGCAATTTTACAATATATTTGATATCTATGTAAAGCTACTCCTACATGCATTGGCCATGTCTatggcaggttgacatttattgtcatgaatcttgccctggaggcagaactgggMAATttctgctagatgggccagctgcaaaacaaaaatgagctttttggtcttaatttaaggatWGGGTTAGGaattaaggttagcagtgtggttaaggttaggtttaaaatgagATTATATTACTTTGTggttgtgccagctagtgaccactcggCAGAGCTGCccccagaacaagattcatgacaaaacatttcaacCTGCTGTCCTGGCCCTTTGGATACATTACAGTTCATCTCCTGATAATTGTTCAGTTGAGCTCTACCACCACCTTGTGGTCAAACATTTAAACTGCACTACTGCACTggatgagagagacagatgaaaatTGCTTATATTGCCTTGGATTTAACATTGAACAGTACTCCCYAGARGTTAAGATTTCTAAAATCATGTCATTGAGCTTAGTAGCATCCTGAGAGATGGYTGTCATAGCAGACTTTGGGCTAATMAATTCCAGGCCTGGAGAGCCACACAACTGGTTGAATCAAYGTTGTTTCCACGTCATWTCAATGAAATTCTATTGAACCRAYGtgtaatagacgttgaattgatgYCTGTGYCCAGTGGGACACCACTGCTTCTTTTTATTTAGACCTTGGAAACCAGGTGAGTAGTGGACTCTGGCTAACCAATGGCATGAACTGATCACTTAGCTACCAGGGACAGAGGAAAACCAGCAGTGCTGCCTGACACCAGAGCAGGAATCAAACAGCCCTGCTTTCTGTGTCTCCTCTAATGTTGTTGAGCTGTGAGTAAGACTAGTCTCTGTCCCCTCTGCTTCCTCCccgccccctccacccctccccaacACGCCCACATTGCCACCCTCTGAATTAGCTCCAAGGCAATGGTATGTACTAACACTGAAGGCTACGCTTCTTTACTGCTTCTTCACTGACGCCACTAAGACTCACTCAGCTAAGGGAACATGGGAAATCTTGCTGCCTTCTGATTGTTACgtagttgttattgttattattattattatagcaaTCCAAATGATCTGTAATTCCAGATGTGATCTTCAGTGTCTAGTTGGTTTGGGTTGTGATGAGGCTAAATCTCTCCAGCACAATTTCTCATTTTCCCTTACACTGCATGTTGAGCATTGATGATATGATTTGCTGTCTTGTTGGGTCAGTCTACTGTGAAGGGTCTGTCAYTGTAAAATCACCCCATCTATGGATGTctgcccatatatatatatttgtatctaCTGTTTTTAATATATAGAAACGTTACCCCATGGACCTTACTGTCAGATCAGTGAGGTTGAACGTTATCTTGGGGCAGTTNNNNNNNNNNNNNNNNNNNNNNNNNNNNNNNNNNNNNNNNNNNNNNNNNNNNNNNNNNNNNNNNNNNNNNNNNNNNNNNNNNNNNNNNNNNNNNNNNNNNNNNNNNNNNNNNNNNNNNNNNNNNNNNNNNNNNNNNNNNNNNNNNNNNNNNNNNNNNNNNNNNNNNNNNNNNNNNNNNNNNNNNNNNNNNNNNNNNNNNNNNNNNNNNNNNNNNNNNNNNNNNNNNNNNNNNNNNNNNNNNNNNNNNNNNNNNNNNNNNNNNNNNNNNNNNNNNNNNNNNNNNNNNNNNNNNNNNNNNNNNNNNNNNNNNNNNNNNNNNNNNNNNNNNNNNNNNNNNNNNNNNNNNNNNNNNNNNNNNNNNNNNNNNNNNNNNNNNNNNNNNNNNNNNNNNNNNNNNNNNNNNNNNNNNNNNNNNNNNNNNNNNNNNNNNNNNNNNNNNNNNNNNNNNNNNNNNNNNNNNNNNNNNNNNNNNNNNNNNNNNNNNNNNNNNNNNNNNNNNNNNNNNNNNNNNNNNNNNNNNNNNNNNNNNNNNNNNNNNNNNNNNNNNNNNNNNNNNNNNNNNNNNNNNNNNNNNNNNNNNNNNNNNNNNNNNNNNNNNNNNNNNNNNNNNNNNNNNNNNNNNNNNNNNNNNNNNNNNNNNNNNNNNNNNNNNNNNNNNNNNNNNNNNNNNNNNNNNNNNNNNNNNNNNNNNNNNNNNNNNNNNNNNNNNNNNNNNNNNNNNNNNNNNNNNNNNNNNNNNNNNNNNNNNNNNNNNNNNNNNNNNNNNNNNNNNNNNNNNNNNNNNNNNNNNNNNNNNNNNNNNNNNNNNNNNNNNNNNNNNNNNNNNNNNNNNNNNNNNNNNNNNNNNNNNNNNNNNNNNNNNNNNNNNNNNNNNNNNNNNNNNNNNNNNNNNNNNNNNNNNNNNNNNNNNNNNNNNNNNNNNNNNNNNNNNNNNNNNNNNNNNNNNNNNNNNNNNNNNNNNNNNNCGCAaagcctccccctctcctcctgcccctctctctccctcctctcctccctctctttttacctgcccctctccctccgaccctctgtctccctctgccttTCCCAGCCCWCCCTCACCCCTgacctgctcctctccctcctctcccacccctctgTCACCCGTTACCTGCTCCTCCCCAACCGTGCCCCCACCCCTGGTGGACGTTGAAGCTGCTGCTACTGCCAGAGAGCTGTGAGAAATAATGATGGATGAGAAGACTGGCTGCTGGACCATGGTCTAATTTGTACCTTTCCAGCCCCCTTACCTCCACACGCCGTATCCCCAGACCTATGATTCGCATGTAGGGGGCTAGATACAGATAGAACCTCCACCCCCAGTAACAGTATAACAGCTGATATCCACTGCTGTATCTTTCCTAGGCTCCCAAGCAGcaaatggcaaaaaaaaacaagtaaaatGGCTCCTACAACCTACTGTACAATCTCTGTAGAGAACCCATCATATCCACGCTCCAAGAGGGAAGTTGAGGtgttttgtacattttggttGATTTGTAtatatggtatgtgtgtgtgtgtgtgtatatatatatatatggagaaAACAGAGCGAGGCCTGGCTagttggtgtttgtgtggtttCAGATGGGGTTTTCTGGAATGACTTCTgatcatgttttatttattgtctGTGGTTGGTTagtagacacgcacacacattgaTTATGGGTAGAAGTGTATTATTTGGCGTGCTTGCCGTCTGTTTTAAGATTAACTACTACTGTAGATGTATTGTATGACAGACACAAGGCATCCGAATGAAAGTTGAAGGTTTGAGTTTGTTTTCTTCTCTTGCCTGTAAAGCCTGTTTATCATTGGTCCGCTATGGAGCCTGTAGTGTTTAACTGCTGAACACCAAAAGAGAGACGTAACAGAGTAGAAGATGAACGTGTCAATGAGKAGAGGTGTGCCKGTGAAAATAGCTGCCAGATCAGGGGTGTgttcagggcggcaggtagcctagcgttttaAAAGcggttggccagtaaccgaaaggtcactggttcgaatccccgagccaactaggtgacaaatctgccgatgtgttcttgagcaagtcacttaaccctaattgctcctgtaagtcgctctggataagagcatctgctagatgacaaaaatgtaaatgttcattaggcacaaaacggaagaaaacagacaaacaggaagGGACTTCCTGGACATGTCCTGTAAGAAACGCTCATTTTCAACcctccgttgcaaaacgtttttcatTGTGYGCCCTAATGCACCTGACCCAGTAGTTAGAGATTCCTTTTCTGAAACCAGCTGACAGGAAACACTGGGAGCGCTATCCCCTCATATACTCATTTATCAGTCCAGATTTACCGGATAATAACGTGAGGCTGTTCCACTTTGCTGTTGTCTTTGTATGTAATGGTAATGCACTTGTTTTAAAGTCCATGGCTaagtcccaaatcgcaccctattccctatatagtgcactacttttgagcagggcccatagggtcaaaagtagtgcactatgtaggggtatagggtaccatttgggatgcagcccgtATCTCCTTACCTAGGCTACTGAAGTTGGTTAGTGTTTAACCCTTCGGATATTGATAATGGCTCCGATGCACAGCACTACTACTCAAGGGGCTTTAGTTGCATGCCGTgttcctccctctgcctccccacaaaacaggtcacacacacacacgtcaagcTGGTACTATTGTACGTATAGTagctgttgtgtaatgtttagtCAAACTACACTGGCATCATCATAATGCTTTTTTTATTGCAGTTTTAGTCTGGATACGTGTATGAAAATTACATTTCAAACAGGAAAAACACTCCTGTCAGCTTTGGCCAGCAGTTTTAGTTTGTACAGACATTTAGCCACTATGTGACTCCTTTATCATTTTGTATTAGGAGCACATTGGAGAACTTCAAACGCAATAAAAAGTATTAAAATCGGTGTTTTTTTtagatgtttttatttctttGGCACTATGTTTTTGAGTGTGTGAAAATGCCTATGTTGATAAAGGTGTGTAGAAATTAGATATTATAAGCCACTCACAATGAGGTAAAGTGACTGAGACCCATGTGATCATYAGTGCCCTCCTGTGGACAATATCTGAAGCAACAACATGGCCTAATTCCAACCATTTGCCAATGAAAACAGCTACTTGATGACGTGTTTTGCTCCAGACCTATCCGGATGAATCAGATCTACTGAGCCAATCACCAGGATAGAAACAGTTACCAGATCTAGCTCTAACATTGAGCCTATGGGGAACCAAGCTAGGGACCCATAGACTTCCATAACCCCCTGCTCTGYGTGGTCTATGATGGCAACACCTGCACTGTGTTGGGGGGTTTGCCACATTGAGAGCAGCAAGCAGGTCCTGGTGAAGACTCAACCATCATTTCTTAAAGGGAAGGTTGCacaatatatttacacaaatctAACAGATTGATATTCCATCTAAATGGTCTTTATACCCTTCTAGTTTTGCAATTTGAATAAACCTGAGACATAgcactcatctttgtatctgtgccattatagggTCTGGGGCTGCACATGCTATcttcattttgaagtagtcaatgttCTTTTTCGCAATTGACTGATCCTGCCCGATGACATGGCTGAtccaccaggagggatcagccaatgacgatggaagtcccacccagtcaactacatttaaatggtggaagccctcaatgatACTACCCATGCTAAtatggcctctatcattctctatgggttAAACCTACCTACCTAGGCCTTGACTGCAGCCAGGTGAAGAAGTTGTGCAGCTTCTGTGAACGATGTGGTTAGTGCAACCCCACCCCTGGCTACATTCCAGTCTAACTTCAGAAAACGGGAGTTCAATTGAAGACAAGACGTCTCAAGTTAaaaaattcaattttatttgtcagaaCTCATCAAAAACACTCATTCCAAATTGATTGCCAAAATATTGAGCGATACATAGAAAATACAGTAGTAGCCATTTCATTGTAATCGTAACCACACTAACACGGAATGTTCCTCCTGATGAGCAACCGTTGTATTGGAGGAACCACATCGGGTGTTCCAACCCTGCACcaaaacacctgattcaattcAGTTTTCACCTGACGGMCCATAATTARGTAGAATCGGGTATTTAAAAGCTGGGCTTGAACCAAAAAGTGCACACCCTTTGGCTGACCAGGACCAGGGTTGTCTGTGGTCTAGTTTAACCAGTGAATATCCAGCRtgacacacagacagactgacaagTCCCTCATTTCGCTGCACCTCTCTTTGCCAAGATGACGGACTTTGATGATCCTAGCATGGTTTGGGCACTGTCGATCGCTAATATGATACAGTATATGCTTAAGTACTGCAAATGCCTCAGTAGAGGAGGTAAAGCTWACAAGAAGTTATACAAAGAAGCACATCATGGCTACGTCGGCCATTTGGAATGGCTTCCTTTCCTCGTCTCGTMTCCTTCATGTAAAGTTCTGATAGGTGATAAGTAAGCAATATGAAGGAAATTAGATGAAAGGACGCCATTTTACAAAATTAGGACGTAGCCCATGACATTTGTTTCTACTGACAGACATATTATTCATCAGTAtggttacagtacatacataatAAAGCTAATGATCGTCATGACAACACTCGGATACAAACTAATCACACCGGCAGCCATCTTGTTACTACGATGACTGTCTGATACACATGACAACTGGTGACAAGTCTTTGTGCAGTGTACGCCACCATCAGGACAGCAGAGGAATAACTCATGCACAGGAAGGCAAGATCTGTCCGTTTACACAGAGGTGTGGTACAAACATTTAAATAGAATATATTCCCTCTCAAGTCATGATCACATAAAGGACTTACTGAACTTCCTGCTCGATCACCACACAAACTTCACATATTTTATTTCCCTGTGTTTCCACACAGTAGCAAAAAGAGCATGAGAAAAAGGATATTAATGACCAAAATAATGATTATATCTCCAAGTTTCACTCACCCCTAACGTACACAAATATATGGATTCTTAAGACAATAGATGCAAATATACTTYTCTACCTACTTCCACTTTGAACCCTTATTTTCCTCTGCTCGAGATGAAAATAGACTCTTAACAAGCTAAAAATAGATTTGTAACCATAGGTATATAACCCCACCCTAAGATATTATAAGAAATTTTCGATATGCCCTACAAAATATAGCAATGCCCTTTTTWAAAAAATAGTTTGCTTCTTTCGACAGAATCAGACAGTTTTTCTTCTCTTAAGATACATTCAGGATATCAATATGTATTGAGTAGTGCCTTAGGACATGGAACGACAGGATTGCAGTAGGTAGGTCCCACGTTAACCAGATTCTCAgggattgttgttgttgtgtggtccTGCCTCAGTATCTGGTCTGGTACTCGTGGTGCCACCTGTTGAAGTCGTTGTAGAACAGGACTATACTACCAGACGCCATGCCGGTTATGATGCACCTAGGAGAGGACAGAGCCGAGAGGGAGTGTTGAGTTAAGGCTCATACATGTAGACAGAACATGATGTACTTTTACTAAGGCCGTACAGTACGTCTACTGTCTTTATACTGTGAATAACACCAAGGTCTTCATCTTGTATTCTGTGCATTCTAGATTGGGAAGGTTTTTTATTTCCCATCTGATGTTAGTTACTACAAACCCACACATCTGAAGATATCATTAGTCCATATTTTCATTATTTCTTCCTATGTGCCAAAACTTCCTACCACACAACACCTATGTGAGTAAAGATTACAGCGTCAGAGTCCAGGTGTGTATGTTACCTTTGGTCGTTGGACATGGCCATGGAGCGGATGCCTGCGTCACAGCCAGGGTAGGTGAACAtctgtttgaggttgtgaacctgccagacagacagaactccCCCGTCTCCCCCCGTCAGCAGGTACTGTCCGTCCCGACTCAGCAGCATGGCCTGACGGGAGAGGAGAAACAGCACAAATTTGACTGACAGGAGACGTTATGTAAAGACAATACGGAACATTCCTGTATTACTGTTCTATTGCATTGCCAATGAGGCTGTCAGCGCCCTCCTGTGGACAACGTCATGACCTGCAACTATTGCACCTACCACTGGGGGGCGCTAATACATGGAGATTTGGATGGGATGTGTAACTCCCTCACACCACACCTGACCACTATCATAAAGCATAATGAAGATGGGCTTATTGGCCATTGAGGAATCCTGTCGCCATATTGACGTCTGCTATTTGTCCAATAGAGCGTCTACAACAGCTCTTTAATAACAACCAACCAAAGCTTTATCAGTATAGGCTTTGTGGTGTGTTCCGATTTAGTGACCTAGCCTAGGACACCAGTACTTCACCACCTACCTCACGGTGTCCTATTTCAATCAAAGTCTCTGTGAGCACTTCCTGCACCAGCGAGAGAGGCACAGTATCAATCAGATATTTCACAACATTCATGTGGCGAGCAGCACAGAACAGAAGAGCACAGAACAGCAGTCCATCCACCTGAACTGCTACAAGCCACAGCTCCCCACAGACACTGTGGAGAGAGATTTATTCTCCTCATCTGGTTTTCCTGTGCACTTATGGGCTGTGTTACACTTTAATGGGTTCCCAAGGGAAACGGGGATACTCTA is a genomic window containing:
- the LOC112078358 gene encoding lipopolysaccharide-responsive and beige-like anchor protein, with translation MNGDLLRTLEGPGGCVEPRLIQSSTEGHXVVYYNKGHFCFFSINGKLLGHMEVEENIRAMLLSRDGQYLLTGGDGGVLSVWQVHNLKQMFTYPGCDAGIRSMAMSNDQRCIITGMASGSIVLFYNDFNRWHHEYQTRY